The Thiomicrorhabdus lithotrophica DNA segment CTATTGAAGCAATACTAGAGCTTTCCGCAATAAACCTAATAAAAATAAAAGGCTTGGGTTCAGGGTATGCATTCCTACTTGAAGAAGTGCAGAAGAAACTTTCTAACAAAAAATTTGACCCCCTTGAAGTATTAAATGCTTCTCAGAAGATATGCTTCTGTCAATCATTAATCAGAGATTTGCGGATAAGTCATAAGGGTCTCAATTCCCAAGAAAATAAATACCTAAATAATCTGGTCAAAGATGTGGGAGATTTAGGGTTAATTGACATTCTAGAACTAGACAAGGAACTACTTCAACAGCAAAAAGGCTATGGAAAAGCTAAAATCCAAATAATTTCTGAGTTAAAAGATAAAGTCTTCTTAGAGATGTTGGCCGTTTCAAAATTAGGTAGAAATTTCAAGTACGGTCAGTCTGACTTAATTATATCTATGAAATCTAGCTTTTATTCGGAGTTAGATCTTGAAGAAGCCATAATTGACGAAATTGAAGACTTTGCTCTTGATTTACCTGACAAAGAAAGTCAGATATTCCTTTCAAGACTAGGATTTAATCATAAAATTGTCACCTTGGAAGAATTAGGCCAGAAATATGGTCTTACAAGGGAAAGAGTTCGACAGGTTGACAAAAAATTATTTAATCAATTTATTAAAAGATTCACAATTTCTTTGGAGTTCATCAAGAATAGAATTCTTTATGAAACTGAAGATAAATTTCTTACCATGCCTATTTTGTATTCTCTTTTTGATCGAGAACAAAGCTTTTATGCATTTTTTTCACGGCTTCTACAAAAGAATGACGAGTTCGATGTAGATGAATTTAAACCATTAACAAACCAGACATTACTTGAAGATTTCTGTACTCAAAATAAATCACCATATGATAAAGACCACCTAATCAATGAACTGATTTCTAACACTGGAATGAACTTTATCAAGGCTTCCATTACCGTAGACTATCTTTTAGATCAAGGTATATTTACTCAAAACGTCGATGGTCGATACCAACCATCAAAATTAGGAAAAAAAGAAGCTTTAGCACATGTGCTATTAAGCTTTCCTAATGGTCTACCCTGGAAAGATGCGGCCCTTGTGACAAATAGCAAACAGTATTCCAGAAGTAATATATACACAGATAGGCTAGATAGTGCTTTTATTTCATCTGAATATATCTACCAA contains these protein-coding regions:
- a CDS encoding sigma factor-like helix-turn-helix DNA-binding protein: MQNKSFSDYIELCEFVKKFDVVVDHNFEKLTKKIFALVDSRVLPIKTVTIEAILELSAINLIKIKGLGSGYAFLLEEVQKKLSNKKFDPLEVLNASQKICFCQSLIRDLRISHKGLNSQENKYLNNLVKDVGDLGLIDILELDKELLQQQKGYGKAKIQIISELKDKVFLEMLAVSKLGRNFKYGQSDLIISMKSSFYSELDLEEAIIDEIEDFALDLPDKESQIFLSRLGFNHKIVTLEELGQKYGLTRERVRQVDKKLFNQFIKRFTISLEFIKNRILYETEDKFLTMPILYSLFDREQSFYAFFSRLLQKNDEFDVDEFKPLTNQTLLEDFCTQNKSPYDKDHLINELISNTGMNFIKASITVDYLLDQGIFTQNVDGRYQPSKLGKKEALAHVLLSFPNGLPWKDAALVTNSKQYSRSNIYTDRLDSAFISSEYIYQSGSGTYRHVIFSDLNDVDIDQIILDSKYFLEALPEKSCHLNEFFKTYDSKIGYFELRHLLREYGNVHGIYFNGRSNKDSISLNENANLGGQRELIVNLLNNASGPLSKTEIAQQIRSQSLKHANFYIHELMNEKKVIRVENMQYSTPEKMFKDINIDTLLSQIKELVTHASTPVEADVVRQKLNAKNNLSYSKYFYLSLADVYLDVVNLYRVKGFLSSTPIEFNGLSGLTNLVCDKELSFRENTEIVKNKVLITNTVADSAVSQFYYIR